One window of uncultured Erythrobacter sp. genomic DNA carries:
- a CDS encoding AAA family ATPase, with translation MQINRLKLSGFKSFVEPAELRIEPGLTGVVGPNGCGKSNLLEAIRWVMGENSPKSMRSGGMEDVIFAGTDSRPSRAFAEVVLHAADDQDEELVVTRRIERGAGSAYRVNGRDVRAKDVALTFADAATGAHSPALVSQGKIAQVIAAKPTERRAMLEEAAGIAGLHVRRKDAESKLRSTEKNLERLEDLMAGLDSQMASLKRQAKQAERYTKLTEQIQHAEARLVFARWRDAAYSAKEAREAAEGAEARVAAAKEAAEAAQKEQAEAASKLAEAREELTDRRDDASAHGHRMAALSEKLEAAETRLADLERQRARLEEDRVAADRMTNDAADALARLERELEASQKSVSEAETTRPGVADAAEKAERASRAAELALAKATADHAGVEAEWRVAEAAIEQAEARLARLTREGERIAATRAELSGAGNPETAVAEAREAADEAAREVARLRTRLEDDQARKGELQTARDEAASALSAARAELAGIEREYSALARDRDAREKRAKNREGLPAALDKVRVAKGYERAIAAVLGRDAKSPLGAPPQASDGRFWTGSNAPSPVAESILDHISDCPAELRARLALVHCAAKDDGRTLGPGEWLVTTGGHLRRWDGFVARGEGSAEAATLEAANRLAELEVQLPDLRGAAELAAANETTAREELSALQTALVAQEREIAGAIEAERAALRGLDSAEAAKERIATRLAELAEATGDLEEQQALAQTELTEARDAREALPAPDAGRAALEAAQAKNEASRSAVQATLAELASHDQGLAVARERLAAQQADHASWKARSGEAATRVANAGMRLEEIEEERAVIAAKPASLMAEIEQGDAVRARLTRELEAAQAAMDLCQEACNSADRKLADAQESLAVAREGRATLATRAENEEARRSEMARISGERFQCPPPMLGERFDFDDSTVKPASEESDEMDRLTASRERIGPVNLVAAEELARIEEEHGTSASEQAELTEAVNRLRNSIGNLNREGRERLRAAFEEVDGHFRVLFTRLFQGGQAHLALVDSDDPLEAGLEIYAQPPGKRLQSLSLLSGGEQALTATALIFALFLTNPAPICVLDEVDAPLDDANVERFCDLLDSMVRTTNTRYLIVTHNAVTMSRMHRLFGVTMAEKGVSRLVSVDLGEAELLAAE, from the coding sequence ATGCAAATCAACCGGCTCAAACTCTCTGGCTTCAAAAGCTTCGTAGAGCCGGCTGAATTGCGGATTGAGCCAGGCCTGACAGGCGTTGTCGGGCCGAATGGTTGCGGCAAGTCCAATCTGCTCGAGGCAATCCGCTGGGTGATGGGCGAAAACTCGCCCAAGTCGATGCGTTCCGGCGGGATGGAAGACGTGATCTTCGCCGGCACTGACAGCCGTCCCTCGCGCGCCTTTGCCGAAGTGGTCCTGCACGCTGCCGACGATCAGGACGAGGAACTGGTCGTCACCCGCCGGATCGAGCGCGGTGCGGGCAGCGCCTACCGCGTCAATGGCCGCGATGTCCGCGCGAAGGATGTCGCGCTGACCTTTGCCGATGCAGCAACAGGCGCGCACTCACCCGCGCTCGTCAGCCAAGGCAAGATCGCGCAGGTGATCGCCGCCAAGCCGACCGAACGCCGCGCCATGCTCGAAGAAGCCGCAGGGATCGCGGGGCTTCACGTGCGGCGCAAGGATGCCGAGAGCAAACTGCGCTCGACCGAGAAGAACCTCGAACGGCTCGAAGATTTGATGGCGGGGCTGGATTCGCAGATGGCCTCGCTCAAACGGCAGGCCAAGCAGGCAGAGCGCTACACCAAGCTGACCGAGCAGATCCAGCATGCCGAAGCGCGGCTGGTCTTCGCCCGCTGGCGCGATGCGGCTTACTCCGCGAAGGAAGCGCGCGAGGCGGCTGAGGGAGCCGAGGCGCGGGTTGCCGCTGCGAAAGAAGCAGCCGAAGCCGCGCAAAAGGAACAGGCCGAAGCCGCCAGCAAACTTGCCGAAGCGCGCGAGGAACTGACCGACCGGCGCGACGATGCCAGCGCGCATGGGCACCGGATGGCGGCGCTGTCGGAAAAGCTGGAAGCTGCCGAAACGCGGCTTGCCGATCTGGAACGCCAACGCGCACGGCTGGAGGAAGACCGCGTCGCTGCCGACCGCATGACAAATGACGCCGCCGATGCGCTCGCGCGGCTCGAACGCGAATTGGAAGCCTCGCAGAAAAGCGTGAGCGAGGCCGAAACCACTCGCCCCGGTGTCGCCGACGCTGCCGAAAAAGCCGAACGCGCCAGCCGCGCCGCCGAACTCGCGCTGGCCAAAGCAACCGCCGACCATGCAGGCGTAGAGGCCGAATGGCGCGTTGCTGAAGCAGCCATCGAACAGGCCGAAGCGCGGCTCGCCCGTCTGACCCGCGAAGGCGAACGGATTGCCGCGACGCGCGCCGAACTGAGCGGCGCGGGTAATCCCGAAACCGCCGTCGCCGAAGCGCGCGAAGCCGCCGATGAGGCTGCGCGCGAAGTCGCCCGCTTGCGCACCCGCCTCGAAGACGACCAGGCGCGCAAGGGTGAGCTCCAGACCGCCCGCGACGAAGCCGCCAGCGCGCTCTCCGCCGCGCGTGCCGAACTGGCCGGGATCGAGCGCGAATATTCCGCCCTCGCCCGTGACCGCGACGCGCGCGAGAAACGGGCGAAGAACCGCGAAGGCCTGCCCGCAGCGCTCGACAAGGTGCGCGTGGCCAAGGGCTATGAACGCGCCATCGCCGCCGTGCTGGGCCGCGATGCGAAGTCGCCGCTTGGCGCGCCGCCTCAGGCCAGCGACGGCCGTTTCTGGACCGGCAGCAACGCACCCTCTCCCGTGGCCGAAAGCATTCTCGACCATATCAGCGACTGCCCCGCAGAACTGCGCGCGCGCCTCGCTCTGGTCCATTGCGCCGCCAAGGATGACGGTCGGACGCTCGGCCCGGGCGAATGGCTGGTCACGACCGGCGGACATTTGCGCCGCTGGGACGGCTTTGTCGCGCGCGGCGAAGGCTCAGCAGAGGCCGCGACACTCGAAGCAGCGAACCGGCTCGCCGAACTGGAAGTGCAGCTCCCCGACCTACGCGGCGCGGCTGAACTTGCCGCTGCCAATGAGACCACCGCGCGCGAGGAATTGTCCGCGCTCCAGACCGCTCTTGTGGCGCAGGAGCGCGAGATCGCAGGCGCAATCGAGGCCGAACGCGCGGCCTTGCGGGGTCTCGATTCGGCTGAAGCCGCCAAGGAACGGATCGCGACGCGGCTGGCCGAACTGGCCGAAGCCACGGGTGATCTCGAAGAACAACAGGCCCTTGCGCAGACCGAACTGACCGAAGCGCGCGATGCCCGCGAAGCGCTGCCCGCGCCCGACGCCGGACGCGCCGCGCTCGAGGCTGCGCAGGCCAAGAACGAAGCCTCGCGCTCCGCCGTGCAGGCCACACTCGCCGAACTCGCCTCACACGATCAGGGGTTGGCCGTGGCGCGCGAGCGACTGGCGGCGCAGCAGGCCGATCATGCGAGCTGGAAGGCGCGCTCGGGCGAAGCGGCCACCCGCGTTGCCAATGCCGGAATGCGGCTTGAGGAGATCGAGGAAGAGCGCGCAGTCATCGCTGCCAAGCCCGCCTCGCTGATGGCGGAGATTGAGCAAGGCGATGCGGTGCGCGCGCGGCTGACGCGGGAGCTTGAGGCAGCGCAAGCGGCGATGGATCTGTGTCAGGAGGCATGCAACAGTGCCGACCGCAAGCTCGCCGATGCGCAAGAAAGCCTCGCCGTGGCGCGCGAAGGCCGCGCTACTTTGGCCACCCGGGCGGAGAACGAAGAAGCCCGCCGCAGCGAGATGGCGCGGATTTCGGGCGAGCGGTTCCAGTGCCCTCCCCCGATGCTGGGCGAGCGGTTCGACTTTGACGACAGCACGGTCAAACCCGCCAGCGAAGAATCGGACGAAATGGACCGCCTCACCGCCAGCCGTGAGCGGATCGGGCCGGTCAATCTCGTCGCCGCCGAGGAACTTGCGCGGATCGAGGAAGAGCACGGCACCAGTGCCAGCGAACAGGCCGAACTGACCGAAGCGGTCAATCGCCTGCGCAATTCGATCGGCAATCTCAACCGCGAAGGGCGCGAACGTCTGCGCGCGGCTTTCGAGGAAGTGGACGGGCATTTCCGCGTGCTGTTCACCCGCCTGTTCCAAGGCGGTCAGGCGCATCTCGCACTGGTCGATAGCGATGATCCGCTTGAGGCAGGTCTGGAGATTTACGCCCAGCCGCCGGGCAAGCGCCTGCAATCGCTTTCGCTGCTATCGGGCGGCGAGCAGGCACTGACAGCGACCGCGCTGATCTTTGCCCTGTTCCTCACCAATCCCGCACCTATCTGCGTTCTCGACGAAGTCGACGCCCCGCTCGACGATGCCAATGTGGAGCGCTTCTGCGACCTGCTCGATTCGATGGTCCGCACCACCAACACGCGCTATCTTATCGTCACGCATAACGCCGTGACGATGAGCCGCATGCACCGGCTGTTCGGGGTGACGATGGCCGAAAAAGGCGTCTCGCGCCTTGTCAGTGTCGATCTGGGTGAGGCCGAATTGCTAGCGGCGGAATGA
- a CDS encoding MerR family transcriptional regulator — MVEFNDGKDRAAFRTIGEVSEALGIKPHVLRYWEQQFSLLKPMKRSGGRRLYRPNDIEMVEAINRLVNEEGYTLKGAEAVLRSSGASGMDRRREDRRVGDRRANAGDGQSRRADDTGAAEAPKPDYSDAIAKLKNLRGRLAKAIEA; from the coding sequence ATGGTCGAATTTAATGATGGCAAGGATCGCGCCGCCTTTCGCACAATTGGCGAGGTGAGCGAGGCTCTTGGCATCAAGCCGCATGTCCTGCGCTATTGGGAGCAGCAGTTTTCGCTGCTCAAACCGATGAAACGCAGCGGCGGACGACGGCTCTACCGCCCCAATGACATCGAAATGGTCGAAGCGATCAACCGGCTGGTGAACGAAGAGGGCTACACGCTCAAAGGGGCCGAAGCGGTGCTGCGTTCAAGCGGCGCGTCCGGCATGGACCGGCGGCGCGAAGACCGGCGCGTCGGGGACCGGCGAGCCAATGCCGGTGACGGCCAATCGCGCAGGGCCGACGATACAGGCGCGGCCGAAGCGCCCAAGCCGGACTACTCTGACGCAATTGCCAAACTCAAAAACCTGCGCGGACGGCTGGCCAAGGCCATCGAAGCCTAA
- a CDS encoding integration host factor subunit alpha has product MMRSVGTLTRADLAETINRKMGFSRAESLELVEAILDKMTGALENGENVKISGFGSFVLRDKNERIGRNPKTGVEVPITSRRVLTFRASQLLKERIAKG; this is encoded by the coding sequence ATGATGCGTTCGGTGGGTACGCTAACCCGCGCCGATCTGGCCGAGACAATCAATCGCAAGATGGGTTTCAGCCGGGCCGAATCGCTCGAGCTGGTCGAAGCCATTCTCGACAAGATGACGGGCGCGCTGGAAAATGGCGAGAACGTCAAGATTTCAGGCTTTGGCAGTTTTGTCCTGCGCGACAAGAATGAACGGATTGGCCGCAATCCCAAGACCGGGGTCGAAGTGCCGATCACTTCGCGCCGCGTCCTGACATTCCGCGCCAGCCAGCTGCTCAAGGAACGGATTGCGAAGGGCTAA
- a CDS encoding beta-ketoacyl-ACP synthase III, which produces MTGSRLLGSGSALPKRVVPNAELAAQIDTSDEWIVERTGIRQRHIAGEGETTATLATQAARAALADAGLEAKDIGLIIVATATPDNTFPATATKVQHALGCNGGVAFDVAAVCSGFLYALTTADSLLATGTAKRALVIGAETFSRILDWEDRTTCVLFGDGAGAVVLEAPDAANPAREGGPGVLASRLHADGAQHDLLYVDGGPSTTQTVGHLRMKGREVFRHAVVNLASVLGEVLEDADLSADDIDWVVPHQANARILDATAKKLGIPADKVIVTVDQHANTSAASVPLAFDVARKDGRIKSGDLVMFEAMGGGFTWGASLIRI; this is translated from the coding sequence GTGACCGGCTCGCGCCTGCTTGGCTCAGGCTCTGCATTGCCAAAGCGGGTGGTGCCGAATGCCGAACTCGCCGCGCAGATCGACACATCGGATGAGTGGATCGTTGAGCGCACCGGCATCCGCCAACGCCATATCGCTGGCGAGGGGGAGACCACCGCGACTCTCGCCACACAGGCCGCGCGTGCCGCGCTTGCCGATGCGGGCCTAGAGGCCAAGGATATCGGTTTAATCATTGTCGCGACCGCCACTCCGGACAACACATTCCCGGCGACCGCGACCAAGGTCCAGCACGCGCTGGGCTGCAATGGCGGGGTCGCGTTCGATGTCGCGGCGGTGTGTTCGGGCTTCCTCTACGCGCTGACCACTGCCGATTCGCTGCTCGCAACCGGCACTGCGAAGCGCGCTTTGGTGATCGGCGCAGAAACTTTCAGCAGAATTCTCGACTGGGAAGATCGCACGACCTGCGTGCTGTTTGGCGATGGCGCGGGGGCAGTTGTGCTCGAAGCGCCTGACGCTGCCAATCCGGCGCGCGAAGGCGGGCCGGGCGTGCTCGCAAGCCGGCTTCACGCCGACGGCGCGCAGCACGATTTGCTCTATGTCGATGGCGGACCTTCAACCACGCAAACGGTCGGCCATCTGCGCATGAAGGGCCGCGAAGTGTTCCGCCATGCGGTGGTAAACCTTGCCAGCGTCCTTGGCGAAGTCCTTGAAGACGCTGATCTTTCGGCTGATGACATCGACTGGGTCGTGCCGCATCAGGCCAATGCGCGGATCCTCGATGCGACCGCGAAAAAGCTCGGCATTCCGGCTGACAAGGTGATCGTCACCGTGGACCAACACGCCAACACATCGGCTGCTTCTGTCCCGCTCGCCTTTGATGTGGCGCGCAAGGACGGGCGGATCAAATCAGGCGATCTGGTCATGTTTGAAGCGATGGGCGGCGGCTTTACATGGGGCGCAAGTCTGATCCGCATTTGA
- the plsX gene encoding phosphate acyltransferase PlsX: protein MTLPRIAIDAMGGDEGVRVMVEGAAMARRKHDKFNFLLVGDRERIERALENHPGMAGASEILHCDDVISGDEQPSKAIRRAKTTSMGLAVNAVKEGQAGAAVSAGNTGALMAMSKIALRTMPGIDRPALAALMPTLEPHDVVMLDLGANTEADARNLVQYAVMGAAYSRIVNGFEKPSVRLLNIGTEEIKGTDALRDAAALLTQACAREEGALALQFDGFVESDKINRGETHVVVTDGFSGNIALKAIEGSARFVTDLLRQAFTSSLRSKIGFLVSRPATELLKHHLDPNNHNGAVFLGLNGVVVKSHGSATAKGVAHAVNVAAKLLEDKLTQRIAQDLAELGEDALRSNGTPSAAAASSQDGATK from the coding sequence ATGACTCTCCCGCGTATCGCAATTGACGCGATGGGCGGCGATGAGGGCGTGCGCGTCATGGTCGAAGGCGCGGCTATGGCCCGCCGCAAGCATGACAAGTTCAACTTCCTGCTCGTGGGTGACCGCGAGCGGATTGAACGCGCGCTTGAGAACCATCCGGGCATGGCGGGCGCGTCTGAAATCCTCCACTGCGACGATGTCATCAGCGGCGATGAGCAGCCTTCCAAGGCAATCCGCCGTGCCAAGACCACCAGCATGGGCCTCGCCGTCAACGCGGTGAAGGAAGGGCAGGCCGGAGCAGCGGTGAGCGCGGGCAATACCGGCGCGCTGATGGCGATGAGCAAGATTGCCCTTCGCACAATGCCCGGCATCGACCGCCCGGCGCTCGCGGCTTTGATGCCCACGCTGGAGCCGCATGATGTGGTGATGCTCGATCTGGGCGCCAATACAGAGGCCGATGCGCGCAACCTTGTCCAATATGCGGTGATGGGCGCGGCCTATTCGCGGATCGTCAACGGCTTTGAAAAGCCGAGCGTGCGCCTGCTCAATATCGGCACCGAAGAGATCAAGGGCACCGATGCTCTGCGCGATGCCGCGGCGCTGCTGACACAGGCCTGCGCGCGCGAAGAGGGCGCTCTGGCGCTCCAGTTTGACGGCTTTGTTGAAAGCGACAAGATCAATCGCGGCGAAACCCATGTGGTCGTCACGGACGGTTTCTCGGGCAATATCGCCTTGAAAGCGATCGAGGGATCGGCGCGCTTTGTGACCGACCTTCTGAGGCAGGCTTTCACCAGCTCGCTGCGCTCCAAGATCGGCTTTCTGGTCTCGCGTCCTGCGACCGAGCTGCTCAAGCACCATCTTGACCCCAACAACCATAATGGCGCGGTCTTCCTTGGCCTCAACGGCGTCGTGGTGAAAAGCCATGGCAGCGCGACAGCAAAGGGCGTCGCCCACGCGGTCAATGTCGCGGCCAAACTTCTCGAAGACAAGCTGACCCAGCGTATCGCGCAAGACCTTGCCGAACTGGGAGAAGACGCGCTGCGCAGCAACGGCACCCCTTCCGCAGCCGCCGCGAGCAGCCAAGACGGAGCCACTAAGTGA
- the rpmF gene encoding 50S ribosomal protein L32, which translates to MAVPKRKVSPHRRGNRRAHDSLKVEAFQECSNCGELKRPHNLCSACGFYNGREVIVPKGI; encoded by the coding sequence ATGGCAGTCCCCAAGAGAAAAGTTTCCCCGCACCGTCGCGGTAATCGCCGCGCACACGATTCGCTGAAAGTCGAAGCATTCCAGGAATGCTCGAACTGCGGCGAACTCAAGCGTCCGCACAATCTGTGCTCGGCATGCGGCTTTTATAACGGCCGCGAAGTGATCGTGCCCAAGGGCATCTGA
- a CDS encoding MAPEG family protein, with amino-acid sequence MDTLLTVTLASAAAAAILNIWLMLRIGAIRRAAEISIGDGGSEPLQRRMRAQANFIESTPFVLILIAAIELAGKGAPWLAYVAGVYFIGRILHAYGMDGASLKWGRFVGTIVTLLVLLGLGIFAALVAARVL; translated from the coding sequence ATGGACACTTTGCTCACGGTTACACTGGCGTCGGCTGCGGCTGCGGCGATTCTCAACATCTGGCTGATGCTGCGGATCGGCGCGATCCGCCGTGCGGCAGAGATCAGCATCGGCGATGGCGGCAGCGAGCCTCTGCAACGCCGGATGCGCGCGCAGGCCAATTTCATCGAAAGCACGCCTTTTGTCCTGATCCTGATCGCAGCGATCGAGCTTGCCGGCAAAGGCGCGCCGTGGCTTGCCTATGTCGCAGGCGTCTATTTCATCGGCCGCATCCTGCACGCCTATGGCATGGACGGCGCATCGCTGAAGTGGGGCCGGTTTGTCGGCACGATTGTGACTCTGCTGGTGCTGCTGGGTCTCGGCATTTTCGCAGCGCTGGTCGCTGCGCGGGTGCTCTAA
- a CDS encoding MBL fold metallo-hydrolase: MKAAIIPVTPLQQNCSLIWCTATNKAALIDPGGDLDKLKEGVAKAGVDLVKIFITHGHLDHCGQAGMLAEELGLPIEGPHKDDLFWIEQLDSDGARYGMEAASFTPDRWLENGDTVTLGELTLDVIHCPGHTPGHVVFFHAPSRFAVVGDVLFQGSIGRTDFPRGNHQDLIDAITQRLWPLGDDVMFIPGHGPTSTFGQERKTNAFVSDYALS, translated from the coding sequence ATGAAAGCCGCGATCATTCCGGTGACGCCGCTTCAGCAGAATTGCTCGCTGATCTGGTGCACGGCCACCAATAAAGCCGCGCTGATTGATCCGGGCGGTGATCTCGACAAGCTCAAAGAGGGTGTCGCTAAGGCTGGCGTTGATCTGGTCAAGATTTTCATCACCCACGGCCATCTCGATCATTGCGGTCAGGCGGGCATGCTGGCGGAGGAACTCGGGCTGCCCATCGAAGGCCCGCACAAGGACGATCTGTTCTGGATCGAGCAGCTCGACTCAGACGGGGCGCGCTACGGGATGGAGGCGGCGAGCTTCACGCCTGACCGCTGGCTGGAGAATGGCGACACGGTGACATTGGGCGAGTTGACGCTCGACGTGATCCATTGCCCCGGCCACACACCCGGCCATGTGGTCTTCTTCCACGCACCCAGCCGCTTTGCGGTTGTCGGCGACGTGCTGTTTCAGGGAAGCATCGGGCGCACCGATTTCCCGCGCGGCAATCACCAAGACCTGATCGACGCCATCACCCAGCGCCTCTGGCCGCTGGGCGATGACGTGATGTTCATCCCCGGCCACGGCCCGACCAGCACCTTTGGCCAAGAGCGCAAGACCAATGCGTTTGTGAGCGACTACGCGCTTTCTTGA
- a CDS encoding S24 family peptidase has translation MTDLQSDPRKRLLELSQERGASLASLSELLGRNASYLQQFIKKGSPRKLEEGDRRTLARALGVDEVELGGPGDASQEKSYAQSPSRESTEWVEVARLDIGASAGPGAMPASEAAFDAFRFSRRWLAEQGLTGAQLSAITVEGDSMEPLLNNGDEILIDRSPRAFRDGVHVVRLGDTLMVKRVAQAGAGRYSLLSQNLSYPPVDVSAEEMEVIGRVVWKGGRI, from the coding sequence ATGACTGATCTCCAATCGGACCCCCGCAAGCGCCTGCTGGAATTGTCGCAGGAGCGCGGGGCGAGCCTTGCCAGCCTGTCCGAATTGCTCGGGCGCAATGCGAGCTATCTCCAGCAATTCATTAAGAAAGGTTCGCCGCGAAAGCTGGAGGAGGGCGACCGCCGGACGCTTGCGCGCGCGCTGGGTGTGGACGAAGTCGAGTTGGGCGGCCCGGGTGATGCCTCGCAGGAAAAATCCTACGCGCAATCCCCTAGCCGCGAATCAACCGAGTGGGTGGAAGTCGCAAGGCTCGATATCGGAGCCTCCGCGGGCCCCGGTGCTATGCCCGCATCCGAGGCCGCTTTCGACGCCTTCCGCTTCTCGCGCCGCTGGCTGGCCGAGCAAGGGCTGACCGGCGCGCAGCTATCGGCGATCACGGTGGAGGGCGATTCGATGGAGCCGCTGCTCAACAATGGCGACGAAATCCTGATAGACCGCTCCCCCCGCGCGTTCCGCGACGGCGTCCACGTCGTGCGCCTAGGCGACACTCTGATGGTCAAACGCGTCGCGCAAGCCGGGGCAGGGCGCTATTCACTCCTCAGCCAGAACCTCTCCTACCCGCCTGTTGACGTCAGCGCGGAGGAGATGGAGGTTATTGGCAGGGTTGTGTGGAAGGGGGGGCGGATATGA